A stretch of Babesia bigemina genome assembly Bbig001, chromosome : III DNA encodes these proteins:
- a CDS encoding translation elongation factor Tu, putative gives MLKRYTKVLLATFSSNGYAASTASQLLSKGSLRDVAKRHVASATRAVSSLSVAADGLMASQWSCQRRLGTAASHVLASRERCSLGRLQHGDLAGHTSNPSGRRYFAVGTFVRNKDHLNIGTIGHVDHGKTTLTAALTKVCAMDGHGEYTPYEAIDRAPEERKRGITINSTHVEYETQNRHYGHVDCPGHADYVKNMISGAAQMDGAILVVSCVDGPMPQTKEHVLLAKQIGVPRLVVFLNKLDMLEDVELLELVELEIRELLSEYGYDGDATPIIKGSAMKALNSAAEEDVKPIRELLHACDTYLLTPERKSDLPLLVAVDDVLAIPGKGTVVTGRVEQGKIRCGDAIEVCGGPKSGKKTVCMGLEMFRKSLSEGIAGDQIGVLLKGVKRDEVERGFVLIQPGTYKCHSEFDADLYVLTTEEGGRKHPFVSNYRPQAFIRTGDICCSVHLLGDLEMAAPGDNVRCNIKLLHPMPVHDGLRFALREGGKTVASGLITKVY, from the coding sequence ATGCTGAAAAGATataccaaggtgctgctggcAACGTTCTCGTCGAACGGCTATGCCGCCAGTACCGCATCGCAACTCCTCTCTAAGGGGTCGTTACGCGATGTTGCGAAGCGCCACGTGGCGTCTGCAACACGGGCCGTAAGCAGCTTGAGTGTGGCTGCAGACGGGCTCATGGCGTCGCAATGGTCGTGCCAGCGCCGTCTGGGCACCGCGGCATCGCACGTGTTGGCATCCCGTGAGCGTTGCAGCCTCGGCCGTCTGCAACACGGCGACCTGGCGGGGCACACCTCTAACCCCAGTGGCAGGCGCTACTTCGCCGTGGGCACCTTCGTCAGGAACAAGGATCACCTGAACATCGGCACCATCGGGCACGTCGACCACGGGAAAACCACGCTCACGGCCGCCCTCACGAAGGTGTGCGCCATGGACGGGCACGGAGAGTACACGCCCTACGAGGCCATCGACCGCGCGCCGGAGGAACGGAAGCGTGGCATCACCATCAACTCGACGCATGTAGAATACGAAACCCAGAACAGGCACTACGGTCACGTGGACTGCCCCGGTCACGCCGACTACGTGAAGAACATGATCTCGGGCGCGGCACAGATGGACGGCGCCATCCTGGTCGTGTCGTGCGTGGATGGCCCGATGCCGCAAACCAAGGAGCACGTGCTGCTGGCCAAGCAGATCGGCGTGCCGCGGCTTGTGGTGTTCCTGAACAAGCTCGACATGCTGGAGGacgtggagctgctggagctggTCGAGTTGGAGATCAGGGAGCTCCTCAGCGAGTACGGATACGACGGCGACGCTACCCCAATCATCAAGGGAAGCGCCATGAAGGCGCTGAACAGCGCTGCGGAGGAGGACGTGAAGCCCATACGGGAGCTCCTGCACGCGTGCGATACGTACCTCCTGACTCCGGAGCGCAAGAGCGAcctgccgctgctggtcGCCGTGGACGACGTTCTGGCCATCCCCGGCAAGGGCACGGTCGTGACCGGCCGCGTGGAGCAGGGCAAGATCAGGTGTGGCGACGCCATCGAGGTCTGCGGTGGCCCCAAGTCTGGGAAGAAGACCGTCTGCATGGGCCTCGAAATGTTCCGCAAGAGCCTCAGCGAAGGTATCGCAGGTGACCAGATCGGTGTGCTGCTTAAGGGTGTGAAACGCGACGAGGTTGAGCGGGGTTTCGTGCTCATCCAGCCCGGCACGTACAAATGCCACAGCGAGTTCGACGCGGACCTCTACGTTCTGACCACCGAGGAGGGTGGCAGGAAGCACCCCTTCGTCTCCAACTACCGGCCGCAGGCGTTCATACGCACTGGGGACATCTGCTGCTCCGTCCACCTGCTCGGCGATTTGGAGATGGCGGCGCCTGGCGACAACGTCAGGTGCAACatcaagctgctgcacccGATGCCTGTCCACGATGGGTTGAGATTCGCGCTCAGAGAGGGCGGCAAAACCGTGGCGTCGGGGCTCATCACGAAAGTTTACTGA
- a CDS encoding DNA topoisomerase family protein, putative — protein MELVLNVAEKPSVARSISEILSQGRKRTEFTNAKTNPVYSFVCPLEGRQCKMYFTSVRGHLMELDFDPKYRNWQRTPVQELFEAPVYSAVSPNCKDIEKNLLQYAKQCGTLVLWLDCDREGEAIAFEVMTVCQRVNKNIAVRRAIFSAVTRSDIEIACSRLRDPNANLAQAVEARQEIDLRIGSSMTRFMTTKYKAGISTEAKVLSYGPCQLPTLGFIVERFRKIESFVPEDFWSMQVHIERGGKVHTFLWDRVRLFDRLAVLTLYEACLENPMARVTHVNNRTTKRYPPLPLDTVEMHKDAAHYLKISSHESMHLAESLYNKGYISYPRTETNVFPSSMNLMSLIQPFTTHPQFGDYASKLVRGGNIVPRKGKKNDEAHPPIHPVKPMRREEAESHRSWQLYEYITRRFLACCSPAAVGDESTVFVDVAGEGFHSKGLVVKERHWLDIYPYSTWNGRTIPAMVQGEVMMPQKIMLTCSRTKPPGLLTETNLIDLMSKHGIGTDATMHEHIQKVQDRHYVVKEPNFTLIPTNLGKALYWAFKSYRHTEIDLTKPNLRANMESDMCLIAEGQKQKQDVVTHYAHQMKQIFLHIRHNIDGFDTAMHGLANLAPDEAPMPSVRA, from the exons ATGGAGCTCGTGCTTAACGTCGCCGAGAAGCCCTCGGTCGCCCGCAGCATCTCGGAGATACTCTCCCAGGGCCGGAAGCGGACG GAGTTCACCAACGCTAAGACTAACCCGGTGTACTCGTTCGTGTGTCCGCTGGAGGGAAGACAATGCAAAATGTACTTCACCTCCGTCCGAGG GCACCTCATGGAGCTCGACTTCGACCCCAAATATCGCAACTGGCAACGTACACCGGTGCAAGAGCTATTCGAAG CGCCTGTATATTCCGCTGTATCGCCTAACTGCAAGGATATAGAGAAAAATCTCCTGCAATACGCGAAACA ATGCGGGACGCTTGTGCTGTGGCTCGACTGCGACCGAGAAGGGGAGGCTATTGCATTCGAG GTGATGACCGTCTGCCAAAGGGTAAACAAGAACATCGCCGTACGAAGGGCGATATTCTCAGCCGTAACAC GGTCCGACATCGAAATTGCGTGCAGCCGGCTGCGGGACCCAAACGCCAACCTTGCACAG GCGGTTGAAGCGCGCCAGGAAATCGACCTGCGCATCG GGTCGTCGATGACGAGGTTCATGACCACCAAGTACAAGGCCGGCATAAGCACCGaggccaaggtgctgag CTACGGACCCTGCCAATTGCCCACGCTTGGGTTCATCGTCGAGCGCTTTAGGAAGATCGAATCGTTCGTCCCCGAGGACTTCTGGTCCATGCAGGTCCACATTGAGCGGGGCGGGAAAGTGCATACGTTCTTGTGGGACCGAGTGAGGCTGTTTGACAGGCTGGCCGTGCTCACCCTCTACGAGGCGTGTTTGGAAAACCCCATGGCGAGAGTCAcgcac GTGAACAACCGGACGACCAAGCGCTAcccgccgctgccgctggACACGGTCGAAATGCACAAGGACGCTGCCCACTACCTGAAAATCTCGTCACACGA GAGTATGCACCTCGCGGAGTCGCTGTACAACAAGGGGTACATAAGCTACCCCAGAACCGAGACTAACGTTTTCCCGTCCTCCATGAACCTGATGAGCCTCATCCAGCCGTTTACGACCCACCCGCAGTTCGGCGACTATGCGTCCAAGCTGGTCAGGG GTGGCAATATCGTCCCGAGGAAAGGCAAAAAGAACGACGAGGCGCACCCGCCCATCCACCCGGTCAAGCCAATGCGCCGCGAGGAGGCGGAGTCGcaccgcagctggcagctGTACGAGTACATCACCAGGCGTTTCCTggcctgctgcagcccGGCGGCAGTGGGTGACGAATCGACCGTGTTCGTTGACGTCGCCGGGGAGGGGTTCCACTCCAAGGGCCTGGTCGTGAAGGAGCGCCACTGGCTGGACATATACCCGTACAGCACATG GAATGGGAGGACAATCCCCGCCATGGTGCAGGGGGAGGTGATGATGCCGCAGAAAATCATGCTCACCTGCAGCCGCACCAAGCCGCCGGGTCTCCTCACCGAGACCAACCTCATCGACCTGATGAGCAAGCACGGCATCGGCACCGACGCCACGATGCACGAGCACATCCAAAAGGTGCAGGACAGGCACTACGTGGTCAAGGAGCCGAACTTCACGCTCATACCGACAAACCTGGGAAAGGCGCTCTACTGGGCCTTCAAGAGCTACAGGCACACGGAAATCGACCTGACTAAACCCAACCTGCGCGCCAACATGGAGAGCGACATGTGCCTGATCGCAGAGGGTCAGAAGCAGAAGCAGGACGTCGTGACGCACTATGCGCACCAGATGAAGCAGATTTTCCTGCACATCAGGCACAACATCGACGGATTCGACACGGCCATGCACGGCCTCGCGAATCTAGCGCCTGACGAGGCGCCGATGCCCAGTGTGAGGGCGTAG
- a CDS encoding splicing factor, CC1-like family protein, putative has protein sequence METADVADVGKVIPDRDRESREPRDKSPSRYHRRDRSMSRSPRRYHRSRRHSDSYSSSRGHRERSHRRHSRHSRSISRDRESSRRRHSRSTRRERSPSRQRSYRESEKRSRARDERAPVDPEERARLEHEQRRQREIEEAQREDLTVLVINLHLGADERKIYEAFSEHAGKVRDVQCVRDARSGRSKGVAYVEFYTQESVIKALAMNGFELNGQRIRVQSSQAEKNRAARAAKLIQQQTVEVADSPFTVQVTGLTGSLSAITEVEIKQMFSPFGTIINVEIMRDPHSGLPLGHAFLKFKRASEAKEAVSAMNGFDIGGQTIKVAYATGANATGRLASHGEVDIERLDEDGGGLISGANNKIALMHKLQRTSSSDTAGAAQSAQSVAHTGISNAPTCNVILNNMFSSSDPTVSEPNFFSEVEEDVNDECNKYGKVVKVYINRQAVDGKVWVKFGNLLDATVAYRSLNGRVFAGNTIKVEYVTDDHWQKMVR, from the exons ATGGAAACAGCTGACGTTGCAGATGTCGGCAAAGTGATTCCCGACAGGGATCGCGAAAGCCGCGAGCCTAGAGACAAGAGCCCTAGTCGCTACCACCGGCGCGACCGCTCGATGTCACGTAGCCCGAGAAGGTACCACCGATCGCGGAGGCACTCGGATAGCTACAGCTCATCGCGCGGCCATCGCGAACGATCGCACCGAAG GCACTCCAGACACAGCCGTTCCATCAGCCGAGACCGCGAATCATCCAGGAGGCGCCACAGCAGGTCCACTCGCAGAGAGCGTAGCCCATCACGACAACGCAGCTATCGTGAGAGCGAGAAGCGAAGCAGGGCGCGCGATGAAAGGGCGCCTGTGGACCCGGAAGAGCGCGCCAGATTGGAGCACGAGCAGAGGAGACAGCGtgagattgaggaggcgCAGCGCGAGGACCTCACCGTGCTCGTGATCAACCTACACCTCGGCGCAGATGAACGCAAAATATACGAAGCATTCAGTGAACATGCAGGAAAAGTGCGAGATGTGCAATGCGTGCGCGACGCCAGGTCCGGAAGGTCAAAGGGAGTGGCGTACGTGGAGTTCTACACGCAGGAGTCTGTCATCAAGGCGCTCGCGATGAACGGGTTTGAACTGAACGGTCAACGCATTCGTGTCCAGTCATCGCAGGCTGAGAAGAACAGGGCGGCGAGGGCGGCGAAGCTCATCCAGCAACAGACGGTCGAGGTCGCCGACTCGCCGTTCACCGTCCAGGTCACAGGACTGACAGGGTCCCTGTCCGCCATCACCGAGGTCGAGATCAAGCAGATGTTCTCGCCCTTCGGGACCATTATCAACGTCGAAATCATGCGCGACCCGCACTCTGGTCTGCCGCTAGGTCACGCGTTCCTCAAGTTCAAACGCGCGTCGGAGGCTAAGGAGGCCGTGTCCGCGATGAACGGCTTCGACATCGGAGGTCAGACAATCAAAGTGGCATATGCAACAGGCGCTAATGCAACCGGAAGGCTGGCGTCACATGGAGAAGTTGACATTGAGCGTCTGGATGAGGACGGAGGCGGCCTCATTTCAGGCGCCAACAACAAAATCGCATTGATGCACAAGCTACAAAGGACATCGTCTTCGGATACTGCCGGTGCAGCGCAATCGGCACAATCGGTG GCCCACACCGGCATATCGAACGCGCCAACGTGTAACGTGATCCTGAATAACATGTTCAGCTCATCAGATCCCACGGTATCGGAGCCCAACTTCTTCAGTGAAGTGGAGGAAGACGTGAACGATGAGTGCAACAAATACGGTAAGGTAGTCAAAGTATACATCAACAGGCAAGCCGTGGACGGAAAGGTCTGGGTCAAGTTCGGGAACCTTTTGGACGCCACGGTGGCATATCGAAGCCTCAACGGGCGCGTATTCGCGGGTAACACCATCAAGGTCGAATATGTCACGGATGACCACTGGCAGAAGATGGTCAGGTAG